The DNA sequence TTTTTGGTAAAGATTCCCTTGGGTAAACAATTCAATTGCTTGACCAAGTTGCCTAAAATTGGCCATTGTTTGCTGTTTTTGCATTGCATCAGTACGCACAGCAAGATTAGAATTTTGTTTAAAATCATCAATCATAGCGTCAATACTGGCGTACTGGTGCAAGTCTGCATTGATTTGAAAATTGTCCACTTGTTGTTTTGCCGAGTGGTATTGGCCATTTACAAACTGTAAATAATGCTCGGTTAAGATTGGCATTTGGAAAAAGGCTAATAACAACACTGCAAACAACACTTTATCTAACGTATTTACCAA is a window from the Agarivorans sp. TSD2052 genome containing:
- a CDS encoding DUF2937 family protein — protein: MLVNTLDKVLFAVLLLAFFQMPILTEHYLQFVNGQYHSAKQQVDNFQINADLHQYASIDAMIDDFKQNSNLAVRTDAMQKQQTMANFRQLGQAIELFTQGNLYQKSIYMFSPERWQTLKKVLANFTPGISLNPLTIVYSVIAALFLGGMLMWPIRRMAVNATS